The Anaerolineae bacterium genome segment ACCCCGTGCACCCCGGCCGCGGGCACGGCGCGGAAGGGCACCCCGGCCCGGCGGACCAGTTCTTCCTCCATCCCTCCCTGACCGCCCACCCAGAGCACCTCGTCCACCTTATCCTCCAGCCGCTGGAGCACGGCCAGGGCGGGATACACCCCGCCGCCGGTGCCCCCGGCGCAAATCAACAACCGCATCGAGACTCCTT includes the following:
- a CDS encoding UDP-N-acetylglucosamine--N-acetylmuramyl-(pentapeptide) pyrophosphoryl-undecaprenol N-acetylglucosamine transferase, whose amino-acid sequence is MRLLICAGGTGGGVYPALAVLQRLEDKVDEVLWVGGQGGMEEELVRRAGVPFRAVPAAGVHGV